In Erigeron canadensis isolate Cc75 chromosome 8, C_canadensis_v1, whole genome shotgun sequence, the DNA window AAAGTAATGGTATTTAACTATACGTGAAATCAACCATTCTTACCTGCTTATCATCAGAGCCAAAAGAAATTGTAATATTGACAGCAGGTGGTAGAGAAGAAGAATCCCCTGACCTATGTGGGATTCCTCCATGGCCATTTGGTTGATATTCTTTGCTTCTAATATGACACTTGTTTAAGCCAGCTACTAATTGATGATCAACTGCTGGTTTCAAAAATTCCAGTTCATTTAACACCAGATGTAATTGCtgaaaaaagggtaaattagtaaCGCCTTGCGGTCAAACTTTACCAAGCAATAACATAGACACACAACTAAAAGTAATGAACCATATTCACCTTCTTGGTATATGCTCGTTCCTTTGAACATAAAAGTTGGTAGTCACTATGAAATCTTATAGTTTCAAGTATCAAgctgaaaattaaaaaaaaatcggtAGTAAACATAACAGCAATTAGTAGACAACATTGGCGTTAAGTTACAAAGTGACTTTCTTAAATTACCTTGAATATTTTAGAAGCGTAACATACAAATCTACAATATTCTTTTCTTCTCGATATATGTCTGCCTGCATGTGAAAAATACAGCAAACTACAAAAGATTAGACACTGGTTTACTGGAACATAAACCTACAGTTTGCAAGCAAGTATATGTACACTTGATAAAGAAGACTGACCAAAGATGCATCTAAAATGATACAATGATACAAATAATGTTAGcggaacttttatttttttgaacgacaaattTTGATCACAGACGGACCACTGGAGACTGGAGTTTTATTGTGGCATTGTGCCACCAAATGGAACAAGTCGATCATCTCCCCACTAAGCAATAATGACTATACATAAATTATGAAAGAAACTTAATAAATCTCATAAAACCTCCTTTATAGGATTCGAACCTTAGACCTTATGGCTCCTAGGCCTTATCCCACCACCAAGATGCCACTAGGGTATTAAGCCATTAGCACGATAAGCGgtatttaatatttgtaaaatagagtttttttctttatgtactTGTTTATCACATGGCTAGTTGCGCGAGCATGGGGTTGTGCATTGCCACGCTAGTAAAATATGCATATAAGATGGATCAGGATGGAAAACCGATACAATACAATAATCACAGAATGATAACAATACCGGATGCCACAGGTAAGttaaaattttttcttaaaaaccaCTTATTATATAGACAAAATACTTTTCAAGAAAACGTAAATTACTACATTCTAATATAACCCTAAAGTTGTTGGATAAATCGGTTAACATCTCAAAATTCTCATTTGGCCCGATATCCCCCTATGAATCCTGTAATTCAATTTCCCATTCAACTCATAGAATTATCACCTTACATAATGAACCCCTAAACAGttattaattaacttaaaacCCTGAGTTAATTTGCAATCATTGTATAGGTAATCCTTATATAATACGTATATAATAAAGAGTGAGTGAGTAACGAAGAAGAGAGACCTTTTAAAGAAAATTATCGGCGACTCGGTAATAATTGCGAAGAGGAATTCGATCATCGACGTTGATGTTGTTCGGTTTTCCAGCTGGCGTTCGCATACTTCTTTCGCCGGAGATTAATAACGACGGACGGAAGGACGGACGGACGGGTGTAATTTGCGAAGGATTTTGAGTTATTAATTCTTTCTAAGTCAAGTGATTAAACAAAATCTCTATTAATCTTTCGCCGGATATTAAGTAAGCACACCGACTTGGTTCTTTCCGGTTAagtaaacaaaaatttttattattcttcATTTGTTACTTGGGTTGGATTACAACACTATCTTGTTCATAGTAGTTTGATTATACTTTGATGAAATTCCAAAAAAGGTTTTTTCAAGGAGTTTACTTTTCTAATGTAAAAGCATCCATATTGGTCGAGCCATTCAatgacttttttcttttataacattttttttttttcatgaaacACAACATCCGGGAAACCTTgctgtataatggtgaaaccttaTACGTACCCCTAGACAATGAGATGTTGCTTATAGgctgttacaagtattcggaagaAAAAACACCGAGACTTaacatccctaaggatcgaactcaagaccttgggtaaaacctcGGAATGTTTATAACATGttaatgactttttttttaattctacttttttttctaataaagaCAATAATTAAGACATACAGTATTTTTTTCAACAAATTAAAATGTGATAAAATAATATTGAATTTGGGCTCATTAGATTTGTTTTATGAGATGTTTTCGATTATAAATTTtgctttaaaaatattaaaattaagtgtTATTATGAAACAAACTAGATTATTATCCAATTTTAATTAGGGTGGAAAACATATCAATGTTGGATTGTGTAGTGGGGTTtctgtatataatatatataaattcgtATTAATCCAATGTTGTAACCTCTCTATATCTTTtgttatcttaatcttaatcttaatatatactataagacagttgaactaatgacttaaaccaatcaaatcgtttaatttaatcaaattgactttcgcttatgtcatcatttaatttaaatataaattaaaatccttataatcattatccatatatattattatattagtatttgtcgaaaaaatctcatttatttacacttttttttctaTCGATAATTTACACTTATTAGCCCtgatacttaatttatatttattttttgtcatCAGCTTGAGACGATTTTTTAAGAAGTTTGTAAATACttagttaaataataaaaattaaacataagaaatattatctacaaaaaaatattttaaaagacgaaatacaatatatgtgtttaatgttctataagtatattcttttaaacttgtttttacaaaatcaaaaaattatctcaaaaattattttaactTGTTCGTGTTATGAGCATTCATTATGATcaaagacatatacttgaatatcaagtacaaaatcacaagtatatttatatttaattcttaattagcattcataataatatcacattatgagtacaactggttttacaaaattctataatagaggGATGATTGTAGCATGCGCCTTGTGGAAgaactacgacaaacaatttcatcaatatgtctcagctaataatgacagtgatgaATCTGTGATTATTATAACACTTGGACCAGtgtatcttcaaaattaaaagtttttatgacttaaatgtatgaaaatctaatattgataatatcgtaagccacgtgtccagtgttggacacaggTCTAAAATCAAGATAGATATTATGCAAAAAAATATTcgttatttataaattaatgattttaaataGAATTTAAGTGTAAAGTGGTGATTGAAaccaaaacatgtaaattagtttaaacatgtattgatttaattacaacattacaaaaaaaaaaaaaccggtaaatgagtttaaacttttaattataacccTTAAATCAAAATAGGAAGGGGATTCCCTCAAATTcccccaacttgactagtcaagttggtaggatcttgacccttgattgaaaatcaagggccaagatttAAAGTTAATGATTGAATCTTAGtccttgattttcaatcaagggtcaagatcctcCCAAGTCAAGTTGGGAGAACTTGAGGGAATACTCATCCATCAAAATAATAgtatcattaccaaatttattattaaataaatacaacaTTAGTCATTTTACTTTATAAACCAttctttcaaaaataataacaaatgttgtaaattagggggtgtttggtattacTTTTATAGAACaaattttgcgttttcaaaataaattatgcgtTTCCAAAACTGCGTCTTGAAAAAACTTGTAGGTACATGCTTCTTCGAAACTGCATTTTCAtagcaaataatcactttttgaTACAAACAGTTTTTTAGATTATCTGCGTTTTACAAActcaataatcaaataatcacttcaaaacgtaaacacaacCACCTTCTTATACAAATCGAAATGTAATTAACCTGAGGCAACATATctgttatattaataaaataaaattgtttttagaagatatttttagaaaaaaacctATGTGGCAAGCTAACATCCTATTCTTAagttaccttttaaaaaattatgacatcatgtgttttaatttttctttttcttttttattttttaatattctacTTATCTTTTCACATTTCAAATGtatctataatatttttattcataGAAATCTATTGATTGAAAATTGGtaaggtttttttaatatttgtttcatGTTACCTTCATTTATATTCATAATAGATTTCATTCATATACAAACTCGGTTCATTGTTATAAATAGTAAGAGAAAAATTATGTTGTTTTTAATTGGCTATAAATGTTCTATTCGAAGTAGTTTATTTTTTCTTGGGTTTGTTTACTTATTCTAaacattaaaattttcatttcggttttgtgtaattttgatttgatttaatatttctAAGACTCATTTGCTATAAGGTTTATCTTTCTCATTTAACTTGCTAGATTTGAATGTTTATCCTTCAAAAGTGTTTATAacattttcatataactttcttttaaaattattagaaaaGATGGTTAGTCTCCTAGAGGTGTCAACGGCAACCGATTTACTCAATATTAGGTCTATTTGGATTACACATTTACACGAACGAATCAAGAAATTATTAACAAAAGTTTTATTGAAATCCCGGGTTGCTTAGCTAGTGATCATAGGAGTAGTCTTGTTATGAGTTGAGCTCACGTGCCTAAAAATAATATCTTCAAACATTAGTTCTTCAAACTATGCATCGATGTCACGTATATTGTATTTGATTAAAAGATTAATATGTATTTGATTATTAATAAAGTAATgataatatctttttatttattagatagatatttttaaaattatttaattagttggaTATTTGAGATAAACAtgagttttattatttattttttattttaataaaattatccttttaataaaaaggtttaaaagtgtaaattgattatgaaaaacaaaaaagtgtaaaatatatTAGGACAtgtgctaatttaattaaatttgagaAATTAAGAATAATAATTGGTTAATTGAGGTTAATGTCTTTTAGTATCCTACTAGATTTTgactcgtgtcaaatacacggattatttatgacatattaaagataaaattaaatgtgtgtaatttaagaaaaacaataacaaaccaataaatttaaatataaagaaTTTAATTAAAGTTATGAAAGGACAAACCGgtaaaattgaaatataaagaatgtaatgaaaatcaaaataacaGAATGTAATACTAGAACATTGACAAAAGCATTTAACTTATTCTTTTATCAATATCATGTCAAAGCTTGTTGTCTATTTTCTTAAccatataattaaaaaacttcttgtagtttttgttgttgtatttTTCATGAAAGTTTTAGATTGTATAGTtagatatattgttttttttatatatataatcattgataatttgataagttataattaaaaataacttaaataagtaataattatagtttgatgaaaactaattataaccctgatatgtctcaatttatacatgttttCCTCATACAAATTGGACGTTTTGTACTCGTTTTATAGCCGTTTATACTTGTCTTGTGGTGCGTTATGGTGTTTGCTAGTGGTTTCAGGGCTACAACAGGTACATTGCTcataaatggtagaaaatagctCAGAAATGGTCCATATGCATAAACGGGTGAGCCTTGAAGAAAAATGAAGCTGAAATACCAAAATCTGGCAGAAATCGCGCGCGATTTGGAGCACTCGCGACGCGATACGGTAGAAAACTCAAATCGCGACGCAATTCTAGCACATCGCGACGCGACAAAAAGTTCTGTGCAAAACTGGTCCAAAACCTCCGCTCCCCGCGGTGCGATAAAGTGGCTCGTGGCGCGACTCGGCGATGGACTGGCAGATTTTCTCTCTCCTGGGGTATAAATACCTGCACCCACTCAACCCTAAACCTAATCTTGGACACTTGAGCATACATACTTAACTTGCAgctgtttttgaagagtttttCACTACTCCAACATCTTTTGAAGACTTTAAGATTATTCTTGGCTATTATTACTTATTGTAGCTTGATTGTAACCTTGATTTGGATCATTACCTCATATTTGTtacattatgtcttcctttTTATTTCTATCTTTAGCTCttaacattatgagtagctaaatctttatacatcgatgaagatgaagtgaaacaattagttatggttgcataatattttgaattcaagttggttttacttaacattttatCAAGATCTTATTGAAGTGATTTCTTCTACTTAAACTTGTGTTTTTAGTGATTTTTGTGTTCTTcgatagtggtactagttgaatgcaagtattattttagttgtttgtctatgaataactcttgctaggtcatggtatgatagtaaagaatacAAGTCTAATAGACATTCCTTTGTTAAGTAgatttaacggttggtggtaccacgtttctttcacaaagataaaattgttatttaaaataatCAAGCAAACTAGTTTGTTCAAAGAATTGTAAtagggttggtggtaccacttgttgcaagaaattgagttgattaggtgattgagtAGATTTTACAAACGTTGTGCACCCGTTTGTGTTTTTgacttgtcacgattattatcaccaacaaagatgaattttgagcttaaatGATATGCAACCTAGACTTTTTGTGTAGCGAATTCGACatagatgactttttaattattgtttacacTAAAACCATTTTCGATTAATTCCTCGGAATTACTAACTTGCTTTAATATCGGCAAACTAACTTTTCTaaacgcaaagtgacaattcggtcacaaaccaaactttctcttgatttacatttttacaaccttatgtacaacattcagtccttgtgttcgatcctggtcttaccaattaactatattacatacgaagaggtacactgcccgtaagtgtatGGTAATCAGTAAgcggtagatcttgttataaattattaaactcgatttcacacatcaaacccaagttgttttttttatttattaaaaaattactttttaaaatttttaattagttggatattttggataaacatgagttttatattttatgtattttattccaataaaattattattttaagtaaaaggtttaaaattgtaaattgatgataaaaaacaaaaaaaacgtAAATTGTATTATGACATGTGCTAATTTAGTTAAGTTAGAGAAATTGAGAATTGTGATTGTTCAATTAAGGTTAAGACAGTGCCTtttaatgtgtgtgtgtgtatatatatattaagtatttaTTAAGATTGAACAATTAAGTTGTAAGATATACATATCGAACAAGTTGCTCTACGCTCCGTatacattaattatattatatcttatatttatatttatagatattaGGGTGATGGCAACGCCGGGTGGCGGCGTGCGTGAGTGGTGCGGCCCCGCCGTGGAACACCGCCGTCGTCCCCGGACCATGCATGAAGGGTGGAAAGTGAGTGGTGAGAGCACGCAATGGAAGAAACGAGTAGAGAGGGGGAGGAGCGGTCCAACGACTACTTATCGGGTACTGATAGattattcttctttttttcttttttttaaaatttttcagaaCTTGTATATAAACACACTACACATATTCAAAACacaacatacacacacaaacacacttttcttttcaaaaaatcaaCACACGACATTCATCTATTACTTCAAATCATGGCAAACAACATACCAAATATGTGATGTTAAAATGGTCATGCAAAATCACATGCTCAATGATGTCAGACACATATCTAAAGTAAacaatgtaatgtttttattatgtttttttagtattatgtaaggtttgttattattattatttatggttttagtaatattatgtaatgtgtgttttttttttttttatgtttattggaatttggtattttatataagaggacccttattttgagaacccatttttccAAGAACTTTGAGAACTCTTAAactatgtattggatcacatgtttttattgttgattcacatgtgaaacattataaaaatatatgttgcagataaatttttctttcaaaaccttatatatagccgtttgttcacatgtgaacgAAAAAGTGAACGTATTCATTCATAAGTttacaaaaggctattttgaaggtttttaaaaaagtttttctacaacatacttttctacaacaaaaagaaaatgtgatccaatacataatttaagaattctcaaagttttttaaaaaatgattctcaaaataaaaaaatgtcatGTACCCGAGACgaaattttcattaaaatttaaaaccgCGTAATAGGTTTGTTAtagaaatataaacaaaaaggaAGGATGACAGAATAGTGGCTTGTACACGGTGACGTCACTACAAAGAAATGGCCATATATTTCTGTCTATCCACAAACCCACAAATTCGACATAAACAACCACAGTATACGCCGGTGTACCTAAATTGACCATTTGTCATCTCTCCGTCTTAATCTATACGTGTTTCTCATGAGTGTTTAGATATATCGTAAGTAATGACATCTCATTGTCTGTATCAGGAGAATGTGACGTGTAATTCTCTCGATTTCAATGCAAATCATACACGAAGGTCAGTTTATTAGTTGGATTTGGATGCAAATCAtaaatttggtaaaaaaaaaaaatgaaaaacaaaatatgtaaAATGTCATCTTTATAGAAAACacatacaagattttttttttttttgaacaacagtgCTGATTGAATTTAGCGACATGCTTCTacatcgtccggtagagatcgatcACGTCACcaacacagtcaatccgagggcatgactgacggtggaagtcccactatCATTCTAGAGGAAACCagctaaatgctagagaaaaccctcATACGTCACCtcattataattaaattatttcaaatatgtttcatcaaaaaataaaataccacTTTTAATAatgcaaaataaaaatttaatacatTCATAAGTAATTGGTAATTACTTTATACTTCTGATGTCTCCGTCCATCGACGGGTATAATCTATCTAGTAATTAATATAGTGCTACTCTCGTTTGTCGCCATAACAACCCATGAATGAGCATGTTCAAAGTAAATCATCTAAAAAAATGGTAATGGGATCGGAACCCCTTGATCCCATGTAatatttggtacccactaattcCCCAGCCAGACTAGTGTCTAGGTGAATCttaaccacttaataatctccTGATTATTCTCAGGTAAATCACGTAGATACTAACCAAAATGACTTTATTGTTTGGAAAAACTTTACTTTTTGAAATGACATGAAAATAAATCTCCCGATATTGATTCAAGCATATATATTCCTATGGTATAGATCCTTAAGAGATCAACTCTGACAAATAAAGTGATGAAAATACAAACTAAAATACATCTTAAATGAAATTATAACAATGGCTTCAATAGTAAAGCAAGCGTTTTGTGGGCTTAAAGAGATATCTAGATCTATAAATTGAATGAAAGACATCCCCTAAAAGACGAAATTGCAGTATAGCAAACAGAATGACTGGCAAGGCTGCAAGACTACCAATGATAATTGGCACCCATTTCAAGTTGTTGTTATATAGTAACAAGAAGCTGGAACTAAAAGCAACCATCATGGTCACAATAGAGAGGAAAAGTGTTCCAAGACCAAACATTAGCTTTTTGGGTAAAGATTCCAAGAAATCACGTTCAGCATAACGAGATGTTAGGAttgataaaaacatgagaacTGATGTTGAAGAGAATATCAAAGAAATGGCATCTGAGATTACGAAAACAATAAGGGTTGGTTTCTGACGAAAAAAGGGAATACCAGTGTTCTGGTCATATCCACCAGGAAGTGTAAAAGCTGCAGCAAATACTATGGTTGCTATAAGCGTACCGACCACCATACATTGGGCAGCTGTTTCTTTCATCCACTTCTCACCATTTTTAACTAGATCTTCATGCTTCTTTGTGAATATGTCACGCGGTATTTCATTATCATTGTTTTTCCTTTCTCTGTAACTAGGTGGGATCATTCTCTCTACTTCCTGCAAGAAATACatatcaattatgtaaccaaatgTCATAAACTGAAAATAAGAAACAACGAAAGGGAGAAATGTACCTGGAACCATAATAACTCTCGTTGCATTTGTAGAGCGACTCCTGAGACATTCTGAAATCGTTTTGCTTTAGCACTTTTCCCAACTAAGTGCAACATATTATTGCCTTTTATGTCTTTCATGGGAGTTATTAGATCTTTCATGGACCCTATCTCATACAACAAGTTATAAATCTTTGCTTGACGACGTTTCACAGCTATGTGAAATATACTTAGTTTTTTATCATCTTGTTTCCATATTAGATCTGGATAGGACTGAATGAGCTcaatgatgaattttgtgttACCCTTTTTTGCAGCAAGAAATAGTACTCTGTAAGGGTACATAGTTTTTCTGACACCTTCCTTCGTTTTAACTTCCATAGATGGCCCTCGGATTATGTCATCGACATCCTTCTTAGGCATTATGGCAACCTTACCCCAAATTATTTTTAACAATTGCTCGACATCGCTGTCCTTTTTAACATGCCCTGGCCTGAAAGGTAAGACAGACCAAACTGCAAAGGAAAACGAAAGTGTAATAATGTTAATAATCGTTAATGATAGTCGAACTAGGAGCATGAATATACTTACTGGACTTGATGATTCTCAAGATAATATGTGGTTTTTTGCCTTGAAAGGCATCTCTCTTCTGAGCCAGAGCTACAAGTACATCCGTAAGTAATCTCTTCTTTTCTGTGAGTTCGGGACGATCCTTGACTATGATCAGGGCAATATCTGTAATACACTTTGTATTCAATCAACCATAGAGAAAATGTCTTTGGCTAATGCATTAAAGTTAACCAAAGTTTAATTAGCCATAAAACTAAAAGTTCTTAAAGGGTATAGTTTTCAAAAGTGATAACAAGAAGGAAAGTAACCATGACAAAATACAATTATCTATAACTTACCAAACATATCAGTTTCAACACATTTCTGTAGAACCCAACTTCGATTCTCGTTTGTCCAAAAATCTCCAGACATTTTATTGGATACGTCGTACAGATATTTTGCCATTTCAGGTTTAGCAAATAAAGCAG includes these proteins:
- the LOC122609701 gene encoding uncharacterized protein LOC122609701, translated to MNHTSLNLGPTNALNNPLNQHPPQSQVVIPISLQPLPPPPPNLPSGELVEGKSRENYMKIGLKLYEASIKGNWELAKEILDARPDLVRFAITENYETPLHIAASAENTKSLEVFVRELVKRMKKEDLELQNKNYNTALCLAAAAGNVEIAKIMVGKNKVVLDIPTDNGIMPLYMAALFAKPEMAKYLYDVSNKMSGDFWTNENRSWVLQKCVETDMFDIALIIVKDRPELTEKKRLLTDVLVALAQKRDAFQGKKPHIILRIIKSIWSVLPFRPGHVKKDSDVEQLLKIIWGKVAIMPKKDVDDIIRGPSMEVKTKEGVRKTMYPYRVLFLAAKKGNTKFIIELIQSYPDLIWKQDDKKLSIFHIAVKRRQAKIYNLLYEIGSMKDLITPMKDIKGNNMLHLVGKSAKAKRFQNVSGVALQMQRELLWFQEVERMIPPSYRERKNNDNEIPRDIFTKKHEDLVKNGEKWMKETAAQCMVVGTLIATIVFAAAFTLPGGYDQNTGIPFFRQKPTLIVFVISDAISLIFSSTSVLMFLSILTSRYAERDFLESLPKKLMFGLGTLFLSIVTMMVAFSSSFLLLYNNNLKWVPIIIGSLAALPVILFAILQFRLLGDVFHSIYRSRYLFKPTKRLLYY